In a single window of the Mustela nigripes isolate SB6536 chromosome 17, MUSNIG.SB6536, whole genome shotgun sequence genome:
- the ATXN1L gene encoding ataxin-1-like, with amino-acid sequence MKPVHERSQECLPPKKRDLPVTSEDMGRTTSCSTNHTPSSDASEWSRGVVVAGQSQAGARVSLGGDGAEAITGLTVDQYGMLYKVAVPPATFSPTGLPSVVNMSPLPPTFNVASSLIQHPGIHYPPIHYAQLPSTSLQFIGSPYSLPYAVPPNFLPGPLLSPSANLATSHLPHFVPYASLLAEGATPPPQASSPAHSFSKAPSATSPPGQLPHHSSTQPLDLAPGRMPIYYQMSRLPAGYTLHETPPAGASPLLTPQEGQSALEAAAANGQRQRERNLVRRESEALDSPNSKSEGQGLMPVVECVVDGQLFSGSQTARVEVAVPTHRGTPDTDLEVQRVVGALASQDYRVVTAQRKDEPSPLNLSHHTPDHQGEGRGSARNPAEMAEKNQARGFYPQSHQEPVKHRPLPKAMVVANGNLVPTGTDPGLLPVGSEILVASSLDMQARATFPDKEPTPPPITSSHLPSHFMKGAIIQLATGELKRVEDLQTQDFVRSAEVSGGLKIDSSTVVDIQESQWPGFVMLHFVVGEQQSKVSIEVPPEHPFFVYGQGWSSCSPGRTAQLFSLPCHRLQVGDVCISISLQSLNSNSVSQASCAPPGQLGPPRERPERTVLGPREQCDSEGKSQPPGEGPQMVEPSQPEPGAQACWPAPSFQRYSMQGEEARAALLRPSFIPQEVKLSIEGRSNAGK; translated from the coding sequence ATGAAACCTGTTCATGAGAGGAGTCAGGAATGCCTTCCACCAAAGAAACGAGACCTCCCCGTGACCAGCGAGGATATGGGGAGAACTACCAGCTGCTCAACTAACCACACACCCTCCAGTGATGCCTCTGAGTGGTCCCGAGGGGTTGTGGTGGCCGGGCAGAGCCAGGCAGGAGCCAGAGTCAGTCTGGGGGGTGATGGAGCTGAGGCCATCACTGGTCTGACGGTGGACCAGTATGGTATGCTGTATAAGGTGGCTGTGCCACCTGCTACCTTCTCCCCAACTGGTCTCCCATCTGTGGTGAACATGAGCCCCTTGCCCCCCACATTTAATGTAGCGTCTTCACTGATTCAACATCCAGGAATCCATTATCCCCCAATCCACTATGCTCAGCTCCCGTCCACCTCTCTGCAGTTCATCGGGTCTCCTTATAGCCTTCCCTATGCTGTGCCACCTAATTTCCTCCCgggccccctcctctctccttctgccaacCTCGCCACTTCTCACCTTCCACACTTTGTGCCATATGCCTCACTCCTGGCAGAAGGAGCCACTCCGCCTCCCCAGGCTTCATCCCCAGCCCACTCATTCAGCAAAGCCCCTTCTGCCACCTCCCCACCTGGGCAGTTGCCACATCACTCGAGTACTCAGCCACTGGACCTTGCTCCAGGCCGGATGCCCATTTATTATCAGATGTCCAGGCTACCTGCTGGGTACACTTTGCATGAAACCCCTCCAGCAGGTGCCAGCCCACTTCTTACCCCTCAGGAGGGCCAGTCTGCTCTGGAAGCAGCCGCTGCCAACGGACAGAGACAGCGAGAACGAAATTTAGTAAGACGGGAAAGCGAAGCCCTCGACTCCCCTAACAGCAAGAGTGAAGGCCAGGGACTGATGCCAGTGGTAGAATGTGTGGTGGATGGACAGTTGTTTTCAGGTTCTCAGACTGCACGGGTGGAGGTGGCAGTGCCGACACACCGAGGGACCCCAGACACCGACCTCGAGGTCCAGCGGGTGGTTGGCGCTTTAGCTTCTCAGGACTATCGTGTGGTGACAGCTCAGAGGAAGGATGAGCCCAGCCCCCTCAACTTGTCGCATCATACCCCTGACCATCAGGGTGAGGGGCGAGGGTCAGCCAGGAACCCAGCAGAGATGGCCGAGAAAAATCAGGCCCGAGGGTTCTACCCTCAATCCCATCAGGAACCGGTGAAACATAGACCTTTACCCAAAGCAATGGTTGTAGCCAATGGCAACCTGGTGCCCACTGGAACTGACCCAGGTCTGCTGCCCGTGGGCTCGGAGATCCTGGTGGCATCAAGTTTGGACATGCAGGCCAGAGCCACCTTCCCAGATAAGGAGCCAACGCCACCCCCCATTACCTCCTCCCACTTGCCCTCCCATTTCATGAAAGGCGCCATCATCCAGCTGGCTACAGGGGAGCTGAAGCGGGTGGAGGACCTCCAGACCCAGGACTTTGTGCGCAGTGCCGAAGTGAGCGGGGGGCTGAAGATTGACTCTAGCACGGTCGTGGACATTCAGGAGAGCCAGTGGCCTGGATTTGTCATGCTGCATTTCGTGGTTGGTGAGCAGCAGAGCAAAGTGAGCATCGAGGTGCCCCCCGAGCACCCCTTCTTTGTGTATGGCCAGGGCTGGTCGTCCTGCAGCCCTGGGCGGACTGCACAGCTCTTCTCTTTGCCCTGCCATCGGCTGCAGGTGGGAGATGTCTGCATCTCTATCAGTTTACAGAGCTTGAACAGTAACTCAGTTTCTCAGGCTAGCTGTGCTCCCCCAGGCCAGCTGGGTCCCCCCCGAGAAAGGCCTGAGAGGACAGTCTTAGGACCCAGAGAGCAATGTGACAGTGAGGGGAAGAGCCAGCCGCCAGGTGAGGGCCCCCAAATGGTAGAGCCCTCACAGCCGGAGCCTGGTGCTCAGGCCTGCTGGCCAGCCCCAAGCTTCCAAAGATACAGCATGCAAGGGGAGGAGGCACGGGCTGCGCTGCTCCGTCCCTCTTTCATTCCGCAGGAGGTAAAGCTGTCCATCGAAGGGCGTTCCAATGCAGGAAAATGA